From the Flavobacterium galactosidilyticum genome, one window contains:
- a CDS encoding AMP-dependent synthetase/ligase encodes MISVTRLFDFPYYQQEKYSNISDALVTKQNGVWEKTSTAEYIAKANTISRALLRMGIQKNDKIAIISTNNRTEWHIMDIGVLQIAAQTVPIYPTISEDDYEYILNHSEAQYCFVSDEEVLRKVKLIKDKVPHLKEVYSFNTIAGCKNWNELLTLGEDQSNQQEVETVKDSVSAQDLATIIYTSGTTGKPKGVMLSHDNIVSDVINSAPRIPFAPGASRALSFLPICHIFERMILYLYQYYGVSVYFGEAIDKISDNLKEVKPNVMTAVPRLLEKVYDKIYAKGAELTGIKKSLFFWAIDLGLKYQPYGANGGWYEFQLKIARKLIFSKWKEGLGGNLDLMVSGSAALQPRLARIFAAAEIPVMEGYGLTETSPVISVNDMRNKGFRVGTVGKVIDNVQVKIAEDGEILCKGPNVMMGYYKDEKLTSEVVIDGYFHTGDIGEIDSDGFLKITDRKKEMFKTSGGKYIAPQILENTMKQSRFIDQIMVIGDGQKMPAAFIQPSFDFVKEWANIHKINIGKTNEEIICNEKVIARIQEEINLYNEKFGHWEQIKRFELTPDVWSIEGGEMTPTLKLRRKPIMDKYKSLFQKIYG; translated from the coding sequence ATGATTTCAGTAACTAGACTTTTTGATTTTCCGTACTACCAGCAAGAGAAATATTCAAATATTTCAGATGCTTTGGTAACAAAACAGAACGGTGTTTGGGAGAAAACTTCTACAGCAGAATATATAGCTAAAGCCAATACTATCTCTAGAGCTTTGCTGCGAATGGGGATTCAAAAAAATGACAAAATTGCTATAATTTCCACCAATAATAGAACAGAATGGCATATTATGGATATTGGCGTTTTGCAAATAGCTGCTCAAACAGTTCCTATTTACCCAACCATTTCTGAGGATGATTATGAATATATTTTAAATCATTCAGAGGCGCAGTATTGTTTCGTTTCGGATGAAGAGGTATTGAGAAAAGTGAAGCTTATAAAGGATAAAGTTCCTCATTTAAAAGAAGTGTATTCATTTAACACTATTGCAGGTTGCAAAAACTGGAATGAACTACTAACTCTTGGTGAAGACCAAAGTAATCAACAAGAAGTGGAAACTGTTAAAGATAGTGTTAGCGCACAAGATCTTGCAACAATTATATACACGTCAGGTACAACAGGCAAACCTAAAGGCGTAATGCTATCGCATGACAACATTGTTTCTGACGTAATAAACAGCGCTCCTAGAATCCCATTTGCCCCAGGAGCAAGTCGAGCTCTAAGCTTCCTTCCTATTTGTCATATTTTCGAAAGAATGATTTTATATTTATACCAATATTATGGTGTATCTGTATATTTTGGCGAAGCGATTGATAAAATCAGTGATAACCTTAAGGAAGTAAAACCGAATGTCATGACCGCGGTTCCTAGATTATTGGAAAAAGTATATGATAAAATATATGCAAAAGGAGCGGAATTAACAGGAATAAAAAAGAGCCTTTTCTTTTGGGCTATTGATTTAGGTCTGAAGTACCAACCGTATGGTGCAAATGGCGGTTGGTATGAATTCCAACTTAAAATTGCTCGCAAACTAATTTTCAGTAAATGGAAAGAAGGACTAGGTGGAAACTTAGACTTAATGGTTTCTGGAAGTGCCGCTTTGCAACCTCGTTTAGCTCGAATTTTTGCAGCAGCTGAGATTCCAGTTATGGAAGGATACGGTTTAACCGAAACATCTCCTGTAATTTCCGTAAATGATATGCGAAATAAAGGGTTCAGAGTAGGAACAGTTGGGAAAGTAATTGATAATGTGCAAGTAAAAATTGCTGAAGACGGAGAAATACTTTGTAAAGGACCTAACGTTATGATGGGATATTACAAAGATGAAAAATTAACCAGCGAAGTAGTAATCGACGGTTATTTTCACACGGGTGATATTGGCGAAATAGATAGCGATGGGTTCTTGAAAATCACTGATCGTAAGAAGGAAATGTTCAAAACATCTGGCGGAAAATATATTGCTCCTCAGATTCTTGAAAACACAATGAAACAATCTCGTTTCATTGATCAAATAATGGTCATTGGTGACGGACAGAAAATGCCAGCTGCATTCATACAACCTAGTTTCGATTTTGTCAAAGAATGGGCAAACATTCATAAAATAAATATTGGTAAAACGAATGAAGAAATTATTTGTAATGAAAAAGTAATTGCACGAATACAAGAAGAAATCAATCTTTATAACGAAAAATTTGGACATTGGGAACAAATTAAACGTTTTGAACTTACACCAGATGTTTGGTCGATTGAAGGAGGAGAAATGACTCCAA
- a CDS encoding HAD family hydrolase: MKTVKCIIFDCDGILVDSETIANQVLLSMSASFGLKMTIEESIKNFNGSRLQKIFEKIEELTDKKLPDSFETDFRKQTFEAFKTDLKPVKGVKGFIEKLTVPYCVASSGPVEKITLNLTITGLLEKFENRIFSSYDINSWKPDPEIFLHACKQMGFEKEECIVIEDSVAGVIAAVTGGFKVFALANENNAQDLLDEGATVFYNYEELETILDFKI, from the coding sequence ATGAAGACTGTAAAATGTATAATTTTTGATTGTGATGGAATATTAGTAGATAGTGAAACCATCGCAAATCAGGTATTGCTTTCCATGTCGGCGTCTTTTGGACTTAAAATGACAATCGAAGAATCAATCAAAAACTTTAATGGTAGCCGTCTACAGAAAATCTTTGAAAAGATAGAAGAACTAACCGACAAAAAATTACCAGATAGTTTTGAAACTGATTTTAGAAAACAAACTTTTGAAGCTTTTAAAACAGATTTAAAACCTGTGAAAGGTGTTAAAGGATTTATAGAAAAACTAACAGTACCCTATTGCGTAGCATCAAGTGGACCAGTAGAAAAAATCACTTTGAATTTAACGATAACGGGCTTGCTAGAGAAATTTGAAAACAGAATTTTCAGTTCCTATGACATCAATAGTTGGAAGCCTGATCCTGAGATCTTTCTTCACGCTTGCAAACAAATGGGATTTGAAAAAGAAGAATGCATTGTAATTGAAGATAGCGTAGCTGGCGTAATTGCAGCTGTAACAGGTGGTTTTAAAGTTTTTGCTTTAGCAAATGAAAATAACGCACAGGATTTGCTTGACGAAGGTGCTACCGTATTTTATAATTATGAAGAATTAGAAACAATCTTGGATTTTAAAATTTAA
- a CDS encoding response regulator, producing MKSNFKRNLLISSTVSLVVLVISSTASYISIKNLLESVTSVNETQEILHNVNEGEAILTDAQTSMRGFLLTGNEEFVVMYKKAALESNKYFNKLDELTIDNPSQYKLVQDLKVLRNNYFEYLKKQIAKKRIGKQSITFDLDEGKMKMDELRNLFKRIENAEQLQLRNKNENSEDYGSFSLILIVVAFIIAAVISITFLIRILKDFTERARLQEKLQEKDKETAARIEAISTIAVNIAQGNYDIRVSDSKEDALGSVGESLNNMSASLQNSFSLLSDKEWLQSGIAHLNNIMLGDKTMLVLSTDIIEYLCVYTNSSAGAFYILEGDVLIAKSGYSYIPNKNRERIQSGDGLIGQSIISKKLLELKAVPSEYIQVNYALGEIKPSHIVAFPLMDSTVEGAVELVSIHGFSELHLEFLRIVSNNIGIAIKSTKNRKRVLELLEETEAQSEELRIQHSELEAMNTELETQTEKLQASEEELRVQQEELEQTNEELSERSILLEEKNTEILKKSDALELSTRYKSEFLANMSHELRTPLNSILLLSRLLSENNNESLNGEEIEFAQVIHSSGNSLLGLIDEILDLSKIEAGKMELEYIDVTTKEITDGLSSLFKHVAKEKNIGFEIIANQAPVILKTDKMRLEQILKNLISNAIKFTNKGSVSLEIKINTDDDKIICFIVKDTGIGIPLDKQPLVFEAFQQADGSTKRKYGGTGLGLSISRELAKLLDGEILLNSIEGEGSTFTLCLPKVVNKSKKVVVSSRSDMEVLDTITVAEKETKRKYISTVIPDEIEDDRNSIVPGDKVILIVEDDMNFAKSLLAFSRQNGYKTVVAVRGDYALKFAILYRPVGILLDIELPIKSGWEVLEEIKNYPQTKHIPVHIMSSHKLKQESLLKGAVDFLDKPVAFDRIPEVFTRIEHIISKESQKVLIIEDNPQHAKALAFFLENHNINSEIKSEVSEGLDALNKKDVDCVILDMGIPDRQAYDILEGVKKSPGLENLPVIVFTGKSLSLKEEVKIKKYADSIIVKTAHSYQRMLDEVSLFLHLMEENKGGDDKKENYRKLNQLNNILLNKKVLIVDDDVRNIYSLTKALEAFKMNVITAFDGNEAIKMLGVNPDTDIVLLDMMMPNMDGYETAEKIRDNPKFIALPLIAVTAKAMTGDREKCIKAGASDYITKPVDIDQLLSLLRVWLYDKL from the coding sequence ATGAAAAGTAATTTTAAAAGAAATTTATTAATAAGTTCTACTGTTTCATTAGTAGTACTAGTGATAAGTTCTACCGCTTCGTACATTAGTATAAAAAACTTACTAGAAAGTGTTACTTCTGTCAATGAAACCCAAGAAATTTTACATAATGTTAATGAAGGTGAAGCCATTCTTACAGATGCGCAAACCAGTATGCGTGGTTTTTTGCTTACAGGCAATGAGGAATTTGTTGTCATGTATAAAAAGGCTGCTCTTGAATCCAACAAGTACTTTAATAAGCTGGACGAATTAACAATTGACAATCCATCACAGTACAAATTAGTGCAAGATTTAAAAGTATTAAGAAATAATTATTTTGAATATTTAAAAAAACAGATAGCAAAAAAACGTATTGGAAAACAAAGCATAACATTTGACCTTGACGAGGGAAAAATGAAGATGGATGAATTGAGAAATTTGTTCAAGCGCATAGAAAATGCAGAGCAATTGCAGTTAAGAAATAAGAATGAAAATTCAGAAGACTATGGTAGTTTTAGTTTAATTTTAATTGTTGTAGCTTTCATAATTGCAGCTGTTATCTCCATTACCTTCTTAATTAGAATTCTAAAAGATTTTACAGAACGTGCTAGATTACAAGAAAAATTACAAGAAAAAGATAAGGAAACGGCAGCCAGAATTGAGGCTATTAGTACCATTGCCGTTAACATTGCGCAGGGAAATTACGATATACGCGTAAGCGACAGTAAGGAAGATGCGTTAGGAAGTGTAGGAGAATCGCTGAATAATATGAGTGCTTCGTTACAAAATTCTTTTTCTCTGTTATCTGATAAAGAGTGGTTGCAATCTGGCATCGCTCATTTGAATAACATCATGTTAGGCGATAAAACTATGCTGGTTTTATCTACTGATATTATTGAGTATTTATGTGTTTACACAAACAGTAGCGCCGGAGCTTTTTACATACTTGAGGGCGATGTGCTTATTGCTAAATCAGGTTACAGCTATATTCCAAATAAAAATCGAGAACGAATTCAAAGTGGTGATGGACTAATAGGACAATCTATAATTTCTAAGAAATTATTAGAACTTAAGGCTGTTCCATCTGAATATATTCAAGTAAACTATGCTTTAGGTGAAATAAAACCGAGCCATATTGTTGCATTTCCTTTAATGGACAGTACTGTTGAAGGAGCAGTGGAGTTGGTTAGTATACACGGTTTTTCTGAACTTCATTTAGAATTTTTAAGGATTGTAAGCAATAATATTGGAATCGCTATTAAATCAACTAAAAACCGAAAACGGGTACTCGAATTATTAGAAGAAACTGAAGCGCAATCGGAAGAATTACGCATTCAACATAGTGAACTCGAAGCTATGAATACGGAGTTAGAAACGCAAACTGAAAAATTACAAGCTTCAGAAGAAGAGCTGCGAGTACAACAAGAGGAGCTGGAGCAAACGAATGAAGAACTTTCTGAACGCAGTATTTTATTAGAAGAAAAAAATACGGAGATTCTGAAAAAATCAGACGCATTAGAATTATCGACTCGTTATAAATCAGAATTCTTGGCTAATATGTCACATGAGCTGAGAACGCCTTTAAACTCTATTTTACTATTAAGCCGTTTGCTATCGGAGAATAATAATGAGAGTTTGAATGGTGAAGAAATTGAGTTTGCCCAGGTAATTCACAGTTCAGGAAATAGTTTGCTAGGATTGATTGATGAGATTTTAGATTTATCTAAAATTGAAGCTGGTAAAATGGAACTGGAATATATCGATGTGACTACTAAAGAGATTACGGATGGTTTATCTAGTTTATTTAAACATGTGGCTAAGGAAAAAAATATAGGTTTTGAAATTATTGCAAACCAAGCACCTGTTATTCTTAAAACAGATAAGATGCGATTAGAACAGATTCTTAAAAATCTTATTTCTAATGCGATTAAATTCACCAACAAAGGATCTGTTAGTTTAGAGATTAAGATAAATACTGATGATGATAAAATAATATGTTTTATCGTAAAAGATACTGGAATTGGAATTCCGTTAGACAAGCAGCCACTTGTTTTTGAAGCTTTTCAACAAGCAGATGGTTCGACCAAACGAAAATACGGAGGGACTGGTTTAGGGCTTTCTATTAGTAGAGAATTAGCAAAATTGCTCGACGGTGAAATATTACTAAATAGTATAGAAGGAGAAGGAAGTACATTTACACTTTGCTTGCCAAAAGTGGTCAATAAAAGTAAAAAAGTTGTTGTATCTTCTAGATCTGACATGGAAGTTTTAGATACAATTACAGTAGCTGAGAAAGAAACGAAGAGAAAATACATTTCAACTGTAATTCCTGACGAAATTGAAGATGACAGAAATAGTATTGTGCCTGGTGATAAAGTTATTTTGATAGTAGAGGATGATATGAATTTTGCCAAATCGCTTTTAGCATTCAGTAGGCAAAATGGGTATAAAACCGTTGTGGCGGTTCGCGGAGATTACGCATTGAAATTTGCTATTTTGTATAGACCAGTTGGGATTTTGTTGGATATTGAATTGCCAATAAAAAGCGGATGGGAAGTTTTAGAAGAAATAAAAAATTATCCACAAACGAAGCATATTCCTGTTCATATTATGTCATCGCATAAACTAAAGCAAGAAAGTTTATTAAAAGGAGCAGTTGATTTTCTTGATAAACCTGTTGCTTTTGATCGAATTCCAGAAGTTTTTACTCGAATAGAACACATCATTAGCAAGGAATCGCAAAAAGTTTTAATTATAGAAGACAATCCCCAACATGCTAAAGCGTTGGCTTTCTTCTTAGAAAATCACAATATCAATTCGGAGATAAAAAGTGAAGTGTCCGAGGGTTTAGATGCACTGAATAAAAAGGATGTCGATTGTGTAATTCTCGACATGGGAATTCCTGATAGACAAGCTTATGATATTTTAGAGGGAGTTAAGAAAAGTCCTGGATTAGAGAATCTTCCTGTCATTGTATTTACAGGTAAAAGTTTGTCACTAAAAGAAGAGGTTAAAATTAAAAAATATGCCGATTCTATCATAGTAAAGACGGCTCATTCCTATCAGAGGATGCTAGATGAGGTTTCTCTGTTTTTGCATTTAATGGAGGAGAATAAAGGAGGTGATGATAAAAAAGAAAATTATAGAAAGTTGAATCAACTGAACAATATTCTGCTGAACAAAAAGGTTCTTATTGTTGATGATGATGTTCGCAATATCTATTCGTTGACCAAGGCTTTAGAAGCTTTTAAAATGAATGTAATTACTGCATTTGATGGAAATGAAGCTATCAAAATGTTAGGTGTAAATCCAGATACAGATATTGTCCTATTAGATATGATGATGCCGAATATGGATGGTTATGAAACAGCTGAAAAAATTAGAGATAATCCTAAATTTATAGCGTTACCTTTGATTGCAGTAACGGCTAAAGCGATGACTGGTGATAGAGAAAAATGCATAAAAGCTGGTGCTTCTGATTATATTACGAAGCCTGTAGATATTGACCAGCTACTTTCATTATTGAGAGTCTGGTTATATGATAAACTTTAA
- a CDS encoding NAD(P)H-dependent flavin oxidoreductase translates to MIKPTLTTLLKINRPLIMAPMFLVSNTKMVIEGMKAGVAGCIPALNYRTLEELRASIVELKGAKVPGGSFGYNLIVNKSNIKYKDQLAVLCEEKVDFIITSLGSPEETIRMAHKVGIKVFCDVTDLSFAKKVESLGADALIAVNNLAGGHRGNLGPEELIRELDSKTTLPVISAGGVSTKQDLDKMLSYGAVGVSVGSPFIASVESGVSEEYKRACVDYGAKDIVLTEKISGTPCTVINTPYVQKVGTQQSWIERTLSKNKTLKKWVKMIRYVLGSNAVTKAATEVTYKTVWVAGPTIENTKAILPVSVIVDSLVV, encoded by the coding sequence ATGATTAAGCCTACTTTAACAACTCTTTTGAAAATTAACAGACCGCTAATAATGGCGCCAATGTTTTTAGTATCGAATACTAAAATGGTAATTGAAGGTATGAAAGCCGGTGTTGCGGGCTGTATTCCAGCTTTAAATTATCGAACATTAGAGGAATTACGAGCATCAATTGTTGAACTTAAAGGTGCAAAAGTTCCTGGTGGTAGTTTTGGTTATAATTTAATTGTAAATAAATCTAATATCAAATACAAAGATCAATTGGCTGTTCTGTGTGAGGAAAAAGTCGATTTTATAATTACTTCTTTGGGTTCTCCGGAAGAAACGATTAGGATGGCGCATAAAGTAGGAATCAAAGTTTTTTGTGATGTGACTGATTTGTCCTTTGCTAAAAAAGTTGAAAGTTTAGGCGCTGATGCACTTATAGCTGTTAATAATTTAGCGGGAGGACATAGAGGTAATCTTGGACCAGAAGAGTTAATCAGGGAGTTAGATTCAAAAACTACATTACCTGTAATATCTGCAGGAGGTGTTAGTACGAAACAGGATTTAGATAAAATGCTAAGTTATGGCGCAGTAGGAGTTTCTGTGGGTAGTCCATTTATAGCTTCAGTTGAGTCTGGCGTTTCTGAGGAATATAAACGAGCTTGCGTTGATTATGGCGCAAAAGATATTGTGCTTACTGAGAAAATATCTGGAACACCTTGTACTGTAATAAATACTCCTTATGTTCAAAAAGTAGGAACACAACAATCGTGGATTGAAAGAACTTTAAGTAAAAATAAAACTTTAAAAAAATGGGTCAAAATGATTCGTTATGTACTAGGATCGAATGCTGTCACAAAAGCGGCTACTGAAGTAACTTACAAAACAGTTTGGGTGGCTGGGCCAACGATTGAGAATACTAAAGCAATACTTCCAGTTTCTGTAATAGTTGATTCACTTGTAGTGTAG
- a CDS encoding response regulator: MNKKRLLIIDDDPRNIFALVHTLRARCYDCLSCLSAEEAIVLLKTEEVIDAVLIDMMMPDMDGYDAIRIIKKIPSRETTPIIAVTAQAMTGDKEKCFQAGADDYISKPVNVDKLLLALSKI; encoded by the coding sequence ATGAATAAGAAAAGACTCTTAATTATTGATGACGATCCCAGGAATATTTTTGCATTAGTTCATACTTTACGTGCAAGGTGTTATGATTGTCTCTCTTGTTTAAGCGCTGAAGAAGCCATAGTGCTACTAAAGACTGAGGAAGTTATCGATGCTGTTTTAATTGATATGATGATGCCAGATATGGATGGCTACGATGCTATTCGTATTATTAAAAAAATTCCTTCTCGCGAAACCACCCCAATTATTGCAGTAACGGCTCAAGCGATGACGGGAGATAAAGAAAAATGTTTTCAGGCAGGTGCCGATGATTATATCTCAAAACCAGTCAACGTAGATAAGTTGCTTTTAGCATTATCTAAAATTTAG
- a CDS encoding hybrid sensor histidine kinase/response regulator — MILIVDDIRANIIALKKTLELHNIDVDTAESGEEALKKILKIDYSLVIMDVQMPGLDGFEVVKILSGNKKTKDIPVIFLSAINIEKKYIFKGYETGAVDYITKPVDSDLLILKVKTFIKIYDQQNELKVTKDLLSKEIAIRTEAQDNLELKIAERTKELVLKNEELEFKNHELQQFSWVVSHDLNEPIRKIQIFIGILKDLYLKDNPKATSYIDRTMKSAERMQTLISDLLAYSRLSSKVVFEKTDLNFVLQEVLSDFDYQIEKKNAIVTMTDLPAIDSIPSQLRQVFQNLIGNALKFSLSEGAPQIKITSELIKTKDFDSEAIEDGKYCRIIISDNGIGFDEIYLDRIFVIFQSLNDRSVYEGTGIGLAISKKIMEKHNGLITAKSKLGKGASFILILPLQQDIQNN, encoded by the coding sequence ATGATATTGATTGTAGATGATATTCGAGCGAATATAATTGCTTTAAAGAAAACACTAGAGTTGCATAATATAGATGTAGACACTGCAGAATCTGGTGAGGAAGCACTCAAAAAGATCTTGAAAATTGATTATAGTCTAGTTATAATGGATGTTCAAATGCCTGGTCTGGATGGTTTTGAGGTGGTTAAAATTCTTTCAGGCAATAAAAAGACAAAAGATATTCCCGTTATTTTTTTATCAGCGATTAATATAGAAAAGAAATACATTTTTAAAGGATATGAAACTGGAGCTGTCGATTATATTACAAAGCCAGTAGATTCTGATTTACTAATTCTAAAAGTAAAAACGTTTATAAAAATTTACGATCAGCAAAACGAATTGAAGGTAACGAAGGACTTGCTTTCTAAAGAAATAGCAATTCGGACTGAAGCTCAAGATAATTTAGAACTTAAAATTGCGGAGCGAACTAAGGAATTAGTTTTGAAAAATGAAGAGTTAGAATTTAAAAATCATGAATTACAACAATTTTCATGGGTTGTCTCTCATGATTTAAATGAGCCTATTCGTAAAATTCAAATCTTTATTGGAATCTTAAAAGACTTATACTTAAAGGACAACCCAAAAGCTACCAGTTATATTGATAGGACTATGAAATCAGCGGAACGTATGCAAACTTTAATTAGTGATTTGCTTGCTTACTCTAGATTATCATCTAAAGTGGTTTTCGAAAAAACAGATTTGAATTTCGTTTTACAAGAAGTACTTTCTGATTTTGATTACCAAATTGAAAAGAAAAATGCAATTGTAACAATGACTGACTTACCTGCCATTGATAGTATCCCGAGTCAGCTGCGACAAGTTTTTCAAAACTTGATAGGAAACGCTCTTAAGTTTTCTTTGAGTGAAGGCGCTCCTCAAATTAAAATCACTTCCGAATTAATTAAAACGAAAGATTTTGACTCCGAGGCTATCGAGGATGGCAAATATTGCCGCATCATTATATCGGACAATGGAATTGGTTTTGACGAAATATACTTAGATCGAATATTTGTTATTTTTCAAAGTTTAAACGATCGTTCCGTATATGAAGGTACAGGAATAGGCTTGGCTATTTCGAAAAAAATAATGGAAAAACACAATGGATTGATTACAGCAAAAAGTAAATTAGGCAAAGGAGCCAGCTTTATTCTGATTTTGCCATTACAACAAGACATTCAAAATAATTAG